The region ATACAATACAAGTACCAGATTATATCAACTAATTGATATCATCtggtttataatttatcatattcTAATATAATTCTGTTAATAGTTGGcatgttataaaaatataccaagaaaagaaaatactactCCTACCTTTGGGTATGATAATGAGTACGACTATGAGAGCCTCGGAGGGGAGAAAAACGGAGATCACTAAACATGAGACGTTGGATGAAAATGAACGGTGGATACGATGGGTGCTGCAGGACTGTCACCCTGTGACTGCAGGTGACATGTTTGGAGCGTCCGAGTCCGAGTCGCGCTACTCACCATGGCCGCGCTGCGGCTACCAAGAGCGCCGACCACtgcggcgctcgccgccggcgtccccCGACGGATCCCAGCGCCGGTCGGggagccgccaccgccgccgcgccgccccaaCAGGGCGCACCTCAACGCGCTGCTCACGGCGTACGGGCGCCGTGGCCGCCTCCGCGACGCCCAGCTCCTGTTCGACCAAATGCCCCAGCGCGACGTCATCTCCTGGACCGCCCTCCTCACCGCCTACGCCGACGGGGGAGACCTCGCCTCCGCGCGCCTAGTATTCGACGACATACCCCGCCGCAACGCCGCCTCCTGGAACGCGCTGCTCTACGTCTACCTCCGCGCAGCGCAGCCACGGGCCGCGCACGCGCTCTTCTACAAGATGCCAGCCAAGAACGCGGTGTCCTACGGCGCCATCGTTTCCGGGCTCGCCAAGGCGGGGATGCTGCGCGAGGCCGAGTTGGTGTATCAGGAGATGCCGTGGCAGTGGCGGGACCCAGTAGGTTCGAATGCACTGATGAGTGGGTACTTGAGGGCCGGAGAGCTTGCCATGGCACTGAGTGTGTTCGAGGGAATGACGGTGAGGGATGTCATTTCCTGGAGCGCAATGGTTGATGGCCTCTGCAAGTATGGGAGCGTGTCAGAGGCAAGGAGGGTGTTTGACGCCATGCAAGAGCGGAATGTGGTGTCATGGACTTCGATGATTCGGGGATATGTGAAACGTGGGATGTGCAGAAATGGTCTCTTGCTGTTCCTGGACATGAGAAGGGAAGGTGTTCAGGTTAACACAACAACACTATCTGTTGCGCTGGATGCTTGTGCTGAGGCCAGTCTTGCGAGAGAAGGAATTCAGATTCACAGCTTGATTATATCAATGGGGCTTGGACTGGATGTTTTCTTGGGTGATTCAATAATCATAATGTATTCTCGTTTTGGTTGGATGGCCGATGCTAGAAGGGCGTTCAACTGCATGCAGCTGAAAGACATAGTATCATGGAACTCGCTGATCACAGGATATGTTCAGAATGATATGGTTGAAGAAGCACATGTGCTTTTCAATTTGATGCCTGAGAAGGATACTGTTTCTTGGACATCAGTGGTTGTTGGGCTTGCTAATAGGGGTTGGATGAGGGAGTCTGTTGAAATGTTTGAGCAAATGCCCGGAAAAGATGAGATCGCTTGGACTGCAATTATTTCTAGTTCTATCACAAATGGGGACTATCTAAGCACAGTGCGGTGGTTTTGCCGCATGTCACAGGAAGGATGCAAACCTAACACTATAGCTTTCAGTTGTCTGTTGAGTGCTTTGGCTAGCCTGGCAATGTTAAATCAAGGAAGGCAAGCTCATGCCTATTCAATCAACATGGGATGGGTATTTGACTCCGCCGTTCACACTTCTTTGGTATCAATGTATGCACAATGTGGAAGGTTGCCTGAGGCTCATCATGTTTTCTCAAGCATTAGTAACCCAAGCCTTATCGCTATTAATTCTATGATTAAAGCATTTGTACGACATGGTTTCATTGAAGATGCTCTGCAACTATTTACCAAAATGCAAAATGATGGATACAGGCCTAATCATGCCACATTTTTAGGAATTCTGACTGGTTGTGCACATGCTGGTTTGGTTCAACAAGGTTGCAATTACTTTGAATCAATGAGAACACTATATGGTCTCAAGCCAAACCCTGAGCACTACACATGTATGGTTAATCTTTTAGGTCGTGCGGGCCTCCTTTCTGAAGCACTGGAAATGATTAACTCAATGCCCCAGAATGATCATTCTGATGCATGGAGAGCTTTGCTCAGTGCTAGTAATCTCCACTCTAAtcttgcttttgcaaaattagCGGCACAGAAGCTTCTTGAGAAGGATCCTTATGATGCAATGGCTTACACAGTCCTGTCAAAAATGTTCTCCTCAGCAGGGATGAAGGAGGATGAAGAAATGCTAAAAGTTATACAGTTATACAACATGGCCAGTAAGAGGCCTGGTTATAGCCTTATTATGCAGGATAAGACCACAAACATAGCACATACTGAGAACTTCTAGTTCTAGAGCTCTGACTGATCAAAACAAGAATGATCCTGTTAAATGGTGATGACTGCTGACAAATGAGAAATGAGATGGCATAAACAATATATCACATGACTTGTGTATTTCTGTTTAAATGCTTAAATATGTGGATGTGTGATCAGATGCCTGGTGGTATTAACCTACATGTGCTGTTGGTCCAGAACCTTGGATCCATTTTTCGTAGGTCCTTATTTCTTATTGGAATAAGTTTGTCTGTTTCAATGCAGCCCAGTTTTCACCCTTAACTATGAATCCATCTAACTTGCACTCTTCCACTACCAAATAggtatttaggaaaaaaaaaacttgtgtgGTACCAAGGGTAGGGGTTTGCACAACTTTTGATTGTACATTAGATTGTATGCCTGTGTTGTACTACCTGTCCTTACAGTATTGTTCTTTAAGAACTGTCATAATCTTTATATTGctaccatatatttttctagcaATGTATACAGTAAATGGAAGATTGATGCACATATTGATCTGCTACGGGGAAATATTGAAGAACAGTTGTATTGTTGGTTTCCTTTTGCTACTTTGCTTAATTCAAGAACATTTATGTAGGAGATTGTCAATTGATAAAGAAGTCAGTTCATGAGTCATGACGAAGGAAGCTTAACGCTGATTCAAATGGGACAAGTATACTGAAGGTAAATTGTTTACATGTTAGGCTTTTGTTTCAACAATAGAAGTTTCCAACCTCTTAAGAGGGGTTCACATGTGAGGAGGTGATTTAAGGACACTTGGAAGAGGTTGCATGTTGTGTCTGGGAACATAGGATGAATCTTTCATATTCTCATCAAGAAAATTTggaattataattttttatgtacttatatattatttgttgttgatgaagtAGGAACTGTATTCTAAATAGCTACCACACCCAAGATACAGTCATATTGACAGTAAAAGGTGGAGCATGAATCGCCAATACTATAATATCATTCCTGAATATTGTACATGccttatttagaaaaatatgcaaaaaataaattgtgttaAGCACATTGCTGAATAACAGTATGGAAGAGACATTTTGGTGGACATATCATCCATGTTTAGCTGTGATGATctttcttttatcttatttcCCCTCTACTTTTTCCTAGGCATTTTTGGTGCTCTTCATCACACCACCTGTCATGTCAAGATCATGACGTTTACTATATGATGTTAGTTGAGATGTTGAACAATATACATCAACACAAGAATCATGACCAGTCTAATTCTGTAACCAATTCGCTTCAACTTTTAGTCACTTGATTTGCTTTATCATAAAGCTTGATGAGATCCCATAAATAGGACAACATTTGCAATTCAACTATAATTGCCATCTGTTTCTTCACCATGgatccttttcttctttccatCATCTTATGCTCGTGGATCTTTGTTGTAGTGTCCTGGAAAAGGCTCAATTGCATGAGGCGAAGACTTCCACCTGGACCTCCAAGGTGGCCAATCTTTGGGAACCTTCTCCAGTTGAGCCCTCTTCCCCACAAGGACTTTGCCCGATTCTGCACCAAGTATGGCCCCTTGGTTTATCTTCGTCTTGGAACCATTGATGCCATCACCACTGATGACCCTGAAGTCATCCGTGAAATACTTATCCGGCAAGATGAGGTCTTTGCTTCACGACCTCGGACCTTGGCTGCTGTTCACCTTGCCTATGGGTGCGGTGATGTGGCCCTTGCTCCGCTGGGGCCCAACTGGAAGAGGATGAGGAGGGTTTGCATGGAGCACTTGCTGACAACCAAGCGGCTAGAATCATTTGCAGCTCACCGAGCTCTGGAGGCTGAGCACCTCTGTCAGTTTGTGTGGGCTAAAGCCCAGTCAGGGAAACCTGTGAATCTTAGAGAGGTTCTCGGGGCCTTTTCGATGAACAACGTGACAAGGATGTTGCTAGGGAAACAATACTTTGGGCTGCAGTCAGCAGGGCCTGGTGAAGCAATGGAGTTCATGCACATCACCCATGAACTGTTCTGGCTGCTAGGCCTGATCTATCTTGGGGACTACTTGCCGGCCTGGAGGTGGCTTGATCCTTATGGGTGCGAGAAGAAGATGCGGGAGGTTGAGAAGAAGGTGGACGACTTCCACCAGAAGATTATTGATGAGCACAGGAAGGCTAGGGAGGCCAAGAAGAGTGCATCGCTTGATGATGATAACAAAGAAGACCTGGACTTTGTTGATGTGCTGCTTTCTTTGCCTGGTGAGAACGGAAAGGAGCACATGGACGATGTCGAGATCAAAGCTTTGATGCAGGTATGCTTACTGTTACAGGCCCCTAAATTCATTTTATCTAGTCTAGttttaagttcattttttaacTAAGCCAGCACTGTTTTTGTTATGTTGTCATAGTTTCATGCTCTATTCTTGTAAATGAAATGATTTTGCTAGCTGTACTGCCATTATGTTCACGAAAAATCTAGccacattgattttttttgacacaaaCACATTGATTGTTACCTCCTGAGAATTCAACCAATAGATGACCAGTATATTTAAGAGGAAACGTAGGCAAAGCTCTGTTTTCACAGCAGAGTTTGGATCTTCGATCGTCATTAGATATTGTTTGCTGTTCTAATTGAACTTGTCTGTCATTCCCTGCGGACCATGTTTTGTAATCATTTGTTCAAACTCCACACGATAAAGTGAAGGACACTACAAACTTATCCTAAAAGATGCAAATAATGGAACGATAACTCTTCTGAAACTAAAACTAGAGGAAAAATGAGGAGCAGGTCATGTTCTTCCTTCAAACATCATGTGCTTGACAATGCTACATCCTAGGATACACTGCATTTTCCAGTATCAGTAATTTTTGCACAAGGCATCAAATCAGCCAGAAgcaattcttct is a window of Oryza brachyantha chromosome 8, ObraRS2, whole genome shotgun sequence DNA encoding:
- the LOC102705274 gene encoding pentatricopeptide repeat-containing protein At1g53600, mitochondrial-like — translated: MAALRLPRAPTTAALAAGVPRRIPAPVGEPPPPPRRPNRAHLNALLTAYGRRGRLRDAQLLFDQMPQRDVISWTALLTAYADGGDLASARLVFDDIPRRNAASWNALLYVYLRAAQPRAAHALFYKMPAKNAVSYGAIVSGLAKAGMLREAELVYQEMPWQWRDPVGSNALMSGYLRAGELAMALSVFEGMTVRDVISWSAMVDGLCKYGSVSEARRVFDAMQERNVVSWTSMIRGYVKRGMCRNGLLLFLDMRREGVQVNTTTLSVALDACAEASLAREGIQIHSLIISMGLGLDVFLGDSIIIMYSRFGWMADARRAFNCMQLKDIVSWNSLITGYVQNDMVEEAHVLFNLMPEKDTVSWTSVVVGLANRGWMRESVEMFEQMPGKDEIAWTAIISSSITNGDYLSTVRWFCRMSQEGCKPNTIAFSCLLSALASLAMLNQGRQAHAYSINMGWVFDSAVHTSLVSMYAQCGRLPEAHHVFSSISNPSLIAINSMIKAFVRHGFIEDALQLFTKMQNDGYRPNHATFLGILTGCAHAGLVQQGCNYFESMRTLYGLKPNPEHYTCMVNLLGRAGLLSEALEMINSMPQNDHSDAWRALLSASNLHSNLAFAKLAAQKLLEKDPYDAMAYTVLSKMFSSAGMKEDEEMLKVIQLYNMASKRPGYSLIMQDKTTNIAHTENF
- the LOC102704827 gene encoding cytochrome P450 703A2 translates to MDPFLLSIILCSWIFVVVSWKRLNCMRRRLPPGPPRWPIFGNLLQLSPLPHKDFARFCTKYGPLVYLRLGTIDAITTDDPEVIREILIRQDEVFASRPRTLAAVHLAYGCGDVALAPLGPNWKRMRRVCMEHLLTTKRLESFAAHRALEAEHLCQFVWAKAQSGKPVNLREVLGAFSMNNVTRMLLGKQYFGLQSAGPGEAMEFMHITHELFWLLGLIYLGDYLPAWRWLDPYGCEKKMREVEKKVDDFHQKIIDEHRKAREAKKSASLDDDNKEDLDFVDVLLSLPGENGKEHMDDVEIKALMQDMIAAATDTSSVTNEWVMAEVIKNPRVLLKIQEELDAVVGRGRMVAESDLAQLTYLRCVVRESFRMHPAGPFLIPHESLKPTTIMGYDIPAQTRIFINTHALGRNTRIWDDVDEFRPERHLPASTDAAGAGGRVEISHLPDFKILPFSAGKRKCPGAPLGVILVLMALARLFHCFDWSPPDGLRPDDIDTQEVYGMTMPKAKPLVAVAKPRLPPHMYARHGKQV